From one Salvelinus alpinus chromosome 14, SLU_Salpinus.1, whole genome shotgun sequence genomic stretch:
- the LOC139538815 gene encoding TSC22 domain family protein 1-like isoform X3: MHHPDSAGDSGSVRKMAHPANFPRRGSNINTGAGSGHQSTPASSAVSNSHVPAEDYQSPLLMQSQPLVGSSSPGPQHPPHSLNLHSQPQPQALSSGSQVKKKSGFQITSVTPAQISVSTNNSIAEDTESYDDLDESHTEDLSSSEILDVSLSKANDMAGGERSSSEETLNNFHEAVTPGAVSPNQPPHSLIQGPQHGGMVNGNVHHHHHHHYHHQQGQHNHPHQALAQPPSSAPHSTPTSGGAGGGSKMPSAMGVLLENVSVGSASVAAQPVAVVPLPGMHGSTAGATISIANPLTSNISILDMYISSNVPVMGGVSTSASSSGGGFPPSVMSSSGGVGGLMGSNFGNTNPNINLIQNQSSGTVNSSITMNSAAATASVVLGPSSGTQGGGAAMPQPGKSSGMASASVPSSQPAPTLAPATTSSRFRVVKLDSSSEPFKKGRWTCTEYYDKETPGSAPAPSFSEVSLPSGRGVESMRPCGPEIVTGGSEREGISGSSVNSTVSTLSHYTDNVGSGEAGGTPLLQPQYQDYSNPPKTFQTSHPSFPMGVSQPHLLTTVGPSVPASAHQPAPINMAGLKTTLGHPTTPMPQQPLTYAQAASIQAPASAQGLVGLHQQQMSYALPQQPSVPSHAVPVHRLSQVGGMHPDYPHPQAGLPQPALPQALPGPGQMGVPQQQVVGSILQPQGLQQQPQQTSLQASAAGTGLMPQMGPGVPGFGQQPQGHPLSLDHQHQQQQQSLPGQAQGLATQLPVPPNQGCLASIVPHSNPQNDPQPQNSSGLAQSQLQSQPPRVSMPQAVATQASALYASLPSFTTTQLEDAQRLLFQHQSALLAQALPKLAGEGGSEIGTGLGTESNPAATAVSALTASAGLFKAVDGDDDGH, translated from the exons ATGCACCATCCTGATTCTGCAGGAGACTCTGGCAGCGTCAGAAAGATGGCGCACCCGGCGAATTTTCCTAGAAGgggtagtaacattaacactggCGCCGGGAGTGGCCACCAGTCAACACCAGCTAGTTCGGCTGTTAGCAACAGCCACGTCCCCGCTGAAGACTACCAATCCCCCCTCCTGATGCAGTCTCAACCCCTTGTTGGATCATCCTCCCCCGGGCCTCAGCACCCTCCCCACAGCCTGAACCTGCACTCCCAGCCACAGCCCCAGGCTCTGTCCTCTGGGTCACAGGTGAAGAAGAAAAGCGGCTTCCAGATCACTAGCGTGACCCCAGCCCAGATTTCTGTTAGTACCAACAACAGCATAGCAGAAGACACAGAGAGCTATGATGATCTGGATGAGTCTCATACGGAGGATCTTTCCTCTTCAGAGATCCTGGATGTCTCCCTCTCTAAGGCCAATGACATGGCtggaggtgagaggagttcctcgGAGGAGACACTGAATAACTTCCATGAGGCGGTCACACCCGGGGCAGTCTCCCCCAACCAGCCTCCCCACTCCTTAATCCAGGGACCCCAGCACGGAGGGATGGTTAACGGGAATGtgcaccaccaccatcatcaccactaccaccatcagcaGGGGCAACATAATCATCCTCACCAGGCCCTGGCTCAGCCTCCTTCCTCAGCCCCCCACTCAACCCCCACGTCTGGAGGAGCTGGTGGTGGCTCAAAGATGCCTTCTGCCATGGGGGTCCTTCTGGAGAATGTTTCAGTGGGTTCTGCCAGTGTTGCTGCTCAGCCTGTAGCAGTTGTCCCTCTCCCTGGAATGCATGGCTCTACTGCTGGTGCTACCATTAGCATAGCTAATCCCCTGACCAGCAATATTAGTATTTTGGATATGTACATCTCTTCCAATGTGCCTGTGATGGGGGGTGTTAGCACCAGCGCTAGCAGCAGTGGTGGTGGCTTCCCCCCTAGTGTGATGAGTAGCAGTGGTGGGGTTGGAGGTTTGATGGGGAGTAACTTTGGCAACACCAACCCCAATATCAATTTGATACAAAATCAAAGCTCTGGAACTGTGAACTCGAGCATCACTATGAATTCTGCTGCTGCCACTGCCTCCGTGGTGTTGGGGCCCTCCAGTGGCACCCAGGGTGGAGGAGCTGCCATGCCCCAGCCAGGGAAGAGCTCTGGCATGGCTTCAGCCTCAGTCCCCTCCTCCCAGCCAGCCCCAACACTAGCTCCTGCCACCACCAGCTCCCGTTTCAGAGTGGTCAAGCTTGACTCCAGCTCGGAGCCTTTTAAAAAGGGCAGATGGACATGTACTGAGTACTATGACAAGGAGACCCCAGGTTCAGCCCCTGCCCCCTCGTTCTCTGAGGTTTCTCTTCCTAGTGGACGGGGTGTGGAGAGCATGCGACCGTGCGGGCCTGAGATTGTGACAGGGGGGTCGGAGAGAGAGGGCATCAGTGGGAGTTCAGTGAACAGCACAGTCAGCACACTGAGTCACTACACAGATAACGTTGGCAGTGGAGAGGCCGGAGGCACCCCATTACTCCAGCCCCAGTACCAGGACTACTCCAACCCCCCTAAGACCTTCCAGACCTCCCACCCCAGCTTCCCCATGGGGGTGTCCCAGCCTCACCTGCTGACCACTGTGGGTCCCTCAGTCCCCGCCAGTGCTCATCAGCCTGCCCCCATCAACATGGCTGGCCTCAAGACCACCCTAGGCCACCCTACCACTCCCATGCCCCAACAGCCGCTCACCTACGCCCAGGCAGCCTCTATCCAAGCCCCAGCCTCAGCTCAGGGACTAGTGGGGCTGCATCAGCAGCAGATGAGCTATGCTCTTCCCCAGCAGCCTTCAGTCCCTTCCCATGCAGTCCCAGTGCACAGGCTGAGCCAGGTTGGAGGTATGCATCCAGACTACCCTCATCCCCAGGCAGGCCTACCCCAACCTGCTCTCCCACAGGCCCTGCCTGGACCTGGGCAGATGGGAGTCCCGCAGCAGCAGGTGGTTGGCTCCATACTCCAACCCCAGGGTCTTCAACAGCAGCCCCAGCAGACCTCTCTCCAGGCCTCTGCAGCAGGAACGGGGCTAATGCCTCAGATGGGCCCAGGAGTGCCCGGGTTTGGGCAGCAGCCACAAGGACACCCTCTCTCCCTGGACCACCaacatcaacaacagcagcagtCACTCCCAGGCCAGGCCCAAGGACTTGCCACCCAGCTGCCTGTCCCCCCTAACCAGGGCTGCCTAGCCTCCATTGTGCCTCATTCTAACCCCCAGAACGACCCTCAGCCCCAGAACAGCAGTGGACTGGCCCAATCTCAACTCCAGTCCCAGCCACCCAGGGTCAGCATGCCCCAGGCTGTGGCTACCCAGGCCAGTGCCCTGTATGCCAGCCTGCCCTCCTTCACCACCACCCAGCTGGAGGATGCCCAGCGCCTGCTCTTCCAGCACCAGTCTGCCTTGCTGGCACAGGCCCTGCCCAAGCTGGCTGGGGAGGGTGGCTCTGAGATAGGCACAGGGCTGGGGACTGAAAGTAACCCTGCTGCCACCGCGGTCAGTGCCTTAACCGCTTCTGCCGGACTCTTCAAAGCTGTGGACGGAGACGATGATGG ACACTAG
- the LOC139538815 gene encoding TSC22 domain family protein 1-like isoform X2, whose product MHHPDSAGDSGSVRKMAHPANFPRRGSNINTGAGSGHQSTPASSAVSNSHVPAEDYQSPLLMQSQPLVGSSSPGPQHPPHSLNLHSQPQPQALSSGSQVKKKSGFQITSVTPAQISVSTNNSIAEDTESYDDLDESHTEDLSSSEILDVSLSKANDMAGGERSSSEETLNNFHEAVTPGAVSPNQPPHSLIQGPQHGGMVNGNVHHHHHHHYHHQQGQHNHPHQALAQPPSSAPHSTPTSGGAGGGSKMPSAMGVLLENVSVGSASVAAQPVAVVPLPGMHGSTAGATISIANPLTSNISILDMYISSNVPVMGGVSTSASSSGGGFPPSVMSSSGGVGGLMGSNFGNTNPNINLIQNQSSGTVNSSITMNSAAATASVVLGPSSGTQGGGAAMPQPGKSSGMASASVPSSQPAPTLAPATTSSRFRVVKLDSSSEPFKKGRWTCTEYYDKETPGSAPAPSFSEVSLPSGRGVESMRPCGPEIVTGGSEREGISGSSVNSTVSTLSHYTDNVGSGEAGGTPLLQPQYQDYSNPPKTFQTSHPSFPMGVSQPHLLTTVGPSVPASAHQPAPINMAGLKTTLGHPTTPMPQQPLTYAQAASIQAPASAQGLVGLHQQQMSYALPQQPSVPSHAVPVHRLSQVGGMHPDYPHPQAGLPQPALPQALPGPGQMGVPQQQVVGSILQPQGLQQQPQQTSLQASAAGTGLMPQMGPGVPGFGQQPQGHPLSLDHQHQQQQQSLPGQAQGLATQLPVPPNQGCLASIVPHSNPQNDPQPQNSSGLAQSQLQSQPPRVSMPQAVATQASALYASLPSFTTTQLEDAQRLLFQHQSALLAQALPKLAGEGGSEIGTGLGTESNPAATAVSALTASAGLFKAVDGDDDGWTPIKL is encoded by the exons ATGCACCATCCTGATTCTGCAGGAGACTCTGGCAGCGTCAGAAAGATGGCGCACCCGGCGAATTTTCCTAGAAGgggtagtaacattaacactggCGCCGGGAGTGGCCACCAGTCAACACCAGCTAGTTCGGCTGTTAGCAACAGCCACGTCCCCGCTGAAGACTACCAATCCCCCCTCCTGATGCAGTCTCAACCCCTTGTTGGATCATCCTCCCCCGGGCCTCAGCACCCTCCCCACAGCCTGAACCTGCACTCCCAGCCACAGCCCCAGGCTCTGTCCTCTGGGTCACAGGTGAAGAAGAAAAGCGGCTTCCAGATCACTAGCGTGACCCCAGCCCAGATTTCTGTTAGTACCAACAACAGCATAGCAGAAGACACAGAGAGCTATGATGATCTGGATGAGTCTCATACGGAGGATCTTTCCTCTTCAGAGATCCTGGATGTCTCCCTCTCTAAGGCCAATGACATGGCtggaggtgagaggagttcctcgGAGGAGACACTGAATAACTTCCATGAGGCGGTCACACCCGGGGCAGTCTCCCCCAACCAGCCTCCCCACTCCTTAATCCAGGGACCCCAGCACGGAGGGATGGTTAACGGGAATGtgcaccaccaccatcatcaccactaccaccatcagcaGGGGCAACATAATCATCCTCACCAGGCCCTGGCTCAGCCTCCTTCCTCAGCCCCCCACTCAACCCCCACGTCTGGAGGAGCTGGTGGTGGCTCAAAGATGCCTTCTGCCATGGGGGTCCTTCTGGAGAATGTTTCAGTGGGTTCTGCCAGTGTTGCTGCTCAGCCTGTAGCAGTTGTCCCTCTCCCTGGAATGCATGGCTCTACTGCTGGTGCTACCATTAGCATAGCTAATCCCCTGACCAGCAATATTAGTATTTTGGATATGTACATCTCTTCCAATGTGCCTGTGATGGGGGGTGTTAGCACCAGCGCTAGCAGCAGTGGTGGTGGCTTCCCCCCTAGTGTGATGAGTAGCAGTGGTGGGGTTGGAGGTTTGATGGGGAGTAACTTTGGCAACACCAACCCCAATATCAATTTGATACAAAATCAAAGCTCTGGAACTGTGAACTCGAGCATCACTATGAATTCTGCTGCTGCCACTGCCTCCGTGGTGTTGGGGCCCTCCAGTGGCACCCAGGGTGGAGGAGCTGCCATGCCCCAGCCAGGGAAGAGCTCTGGCATGGCTTCAGCCTCAGTCCCCTCCTCCCAGCCAGCCCCAACACTAGCTCCTGCCACCACCAGCTCCCGTTTCAGAGTGGTCAAGCTTGACTCCAGCTCGGAGCCTTTTAAAAAGGGCAGATGGACATGTACTGAGTACTATGACAAGGAGACCCCAGGTTCAGCCCCTGCCCCCTCGTTCTCTGAGGTTTCTCTTCCTAGTGGACGGGGTGTGGAGAGCATGCGACCGTGCGGGCCTGAGATTGTGACAGGGGGGTCGGAGAGAGAGGGCATCAGTGGGAGTTCAGTGAACAGCACAGTCAGCACACTGAGTCACTACACAGATAACGTTGGCAGTGGAGAGGCCGGAGGCACCCCATTACTCCAGCCCCAGTACCAGGACTACTCCAACCCCCCTAAGACCTTCCAGACCTCCCACCCCAGCTTCCCCATGGGGGTGTCCCAGCCTCACCTGCTGACCACTGTGGGTCCCTCAGTCCCCGCCAGTGCTCATCAGCCTGCCCCCATCAACATGGCTGGCCTCAAGACCACCCTAGGCCACCCTACCACTCCCATGCCCCAACAGCCGCTCACCTACGCCCAGGCAGCCTCTATCCAAGCCCCAGCCTCAGCTCAGGGACTAGTGGGGCTGCATCAGCAGCAGATGAGCTATGCTCTTCCCCAGCAGCCTTCAGTCCCTTCCCATGCAGTCCCAGTGCACAGGCTGAGCCAGGTTGGAGGTATGCATCCAGACTACCCTCATCCCCAGGCAGGCCTACCCCAACCTGCTCTCCCACAGGCCCTGCCTGGACCTGGGCAGATGGGAGTCCCGCAGCAGCAGGTGGTTGGCTCCATACTCCAACCCCAGGGTCTTCAACAGCAGCCCCAGCAGACCTCTCTCCAGGCCTCTGCAGCAGGAACGGGGCTAATGCCTCAGATGGGCCCAGGAGTGCCCGGGTTTGGGCAGCAGCCACAAGGACACCCTCTCTCCCTGGACCACCaacatcaacaacagcagcagtCACTCCCAGGCCAGGCCCAAGGACTTGCCACCCAGCTGCCTGTCCCCCCTAACCAGGGCTGCCTAGCCTCCATTGTGCCTCATTCTAACCCCCAGAACGACCCTCAGCCCCAGAACAGCAGTGGACTGGCCCAATCTCAACTCCAGTCCCAGCCACCCAGGGTCAGCATGCCCCAGGCTGTGGCTACCCAGGCCAGTGCCCTGTATGCCAGCCTGCCCTCCTTCACCACCACCCAGCTGGAGGATGCCCAGCGCCTGCTCTTCCAGCACCAGTCTGCCTTGCTGGCACAGGCCCTGCCCAAGCTGGCTGGGGAGGGTGGCTCTGAGATAGGCACAGGGCTGGGGACTGAAAGTAACCCTGCTGCCACCGCGGTCAGTGCCTTAACCGCTTCTGCCGGACTCTTCAAAGCTGTGGACGGAGACGATGATGG gtggactccaatcaagttgtag